A window from Setaria italica strain Yugu1 chromosome VIII, Setaria_italica_v2.0, whole genome shotgun sequence encodes these proteins:
- the LOC101783738 gene encoding proteinaceous RNase P 2-like: MLNIEQLDAVVAELRDRYHGKWPLVILHNKRIAKLMENSSNRHSIETWRTNGALYTSPSRSNDDWYWLYAAIKLNCLLVTNDEMRDHIFELLGSSFFPKWKQRHQVKYTFNKGKAVLVMPPPYSSEIQESEMGCWHIPMEEKSGNERGRIWLCIGRGGSCKEDGEVPATNGVVHEIPPTEASNVIQQRLAENKDELITGKRKDRD, from the exons ATGCTTAATATAGAGCAGCTGGATGCCGTTGTAGCAGAGCTACGGGATAGATATCATGGGAAATGGCCACTTGTCATACTACATAATAAACGAATTGCCAAGCTTATGGAAAATTCATCTAATAGACATTCGAttgagacttggagaacaaATGGGGCTTTGTATACTTCACCAAGTAGGTCAAACGATGACTG GTATTGGCTATATGCAGCAATCAAACTAAATTGTTTGCTTGTGACTAATGATGAAATGAGAGATCACATATTCGAGCTTCTAGGGTCGTCCTTTTTTCCAAAGTGGAAGCAACGTCATCAG GTAAAGTACACCTTTAATAAAGGAAAAGCGGTGCTTGTGATGCCACCCCCTTATTCTTCAGAGATTCAA GAGTCGGAAATGGGATGTTGGCACATCCCAATGGAAGAGAAGTCTGGGAATGAGAGAGGTAGGATTTGGCTTTGTATTGGCAGGGGAGGTTCCTgcaaagaagatggtgaagTTCCTGCAACTAATGGAGTTGTCCACGAAATTCCTCCAACTGAGGCATCTAACGTGATACAGCAGAGGCTGGCCGAAAATAAGGATGAGTTGATAACTGGTAAAAGAAAGGATAGAGATTGA